Proteins from a genomic interval of Xiphophorus maculatus strain JP 163 A chromosome 7, X_maculatus-5.0-male, whole genome shotgun sequence:
- the adam23 gene encoding disintegrin and metalloproteinase domain-containing protein 23 isoform X3 translates to MHLIFLATSLVCVLSPWLHPSLASSASQGVEDKVERDAVSALLKQQATAAPATDNTTHHAAEHAITYPSRLIYYLNEDSESTHHDLNTHAKNQATADQTVHLAQASFQLEAFGSRFVLDLTLNNDLLSSDYVEIHYENGKPVLSKGGEHCYYHGQVRGSSNSHVALSTCNGLHGMFDDGVHAYLIEPLHQAHLIDTAARPHKIKRAASILSSLSSEEQVYEDGEEDLFSELNELSWLRSRKKRAMPRSVFEEMKYLEIMIVSDHSMYKRHKNKQHTKNFAKSVVNLVDGIFKDQLHTRVVLVALEIWTDKDQIPIGVKPLEMLRDFSKYRQQSIKLHADSVQLLSNVTFHYRRSSAAYFGGMCSVSRGVGVNEYGTTSSMFVSLSQSLAQNLGVQWDPAAKRKECGCVNSWSGCIMEDTGVQHPQRFSKCSISDYREFLLKGGGSCLFNRPTKLFEVAHCGNGYVEVGEECDCGLRSDCHKGCCKKCSLANGAHCSDGPCCNVTCLFYPRGYSCRYAVNDCDISETCTGDSGQCPPNLHKQDGYMCQVNQGRCYTGECKTRENQCKYIWGSKAGSSEKFCYEKLNTEGTEKGNCGKDGDRWIQCSKHDVFCGYLLCTNVGRTPRIGMMKGDITPTSFNHQGNVIQCTGAHVLLDDDTDLGYVEDGTPCGPSMMCLDHKCLPIQSLNMSTCPIGPNGQVCSAHGVCNNEATCTCDATWAGTDCSMPDPPKETDITTTEETKGPSATNLIIGSIAGAILVAAIVLGGTGWGFKNVKKRRYDPNAQAI, encoded by the exons ATGCATTTGATATTTCTCGCCACTTCGCTCGTCTGCGTCCTCTCGCCTTGGCTCCATCCATCCCTGGCTTCATCCG CTTCCCAAGGAGTAGAGGACAAGGTTGAGAGGGACGCAGTGTCAGCACTGCTGAAGCAACAGGCGACTGCAGCACCTGCCACAGACAACACAACACACCATGCAGCAGAGCATGCCATCACCTACCCCTCACGGCTGATCTACTACCTGAATGAAGACTCTGAGAGCACCCACCATGACCTCAACACCCATGCCAAGAACCAGGCCACGGCTGACCAG ACAGTCCACCTCGCCCAGGCCAGTTTCCAGTTAGAGGCATTCGGTTCCAGATTTGTTCTGGATCTAACGTTGAACAA TGACCTGTTGTCTTCTGATTACGTTGAGATCCACTACGAAAATGGAAAACCCGTCCTCTCGAAG GGCGGGGAACACTGCTACTACCACGGCCAGGTGAGGGGGAGCAGCAACTCCCATGTGGCCTTATCTACCTGCAACGGGTTGCA CGGGATGTTTGACGATGGAGTCCATGCATATCTAATTGAGCCCTTACACCAGGCTCACTTAATT GATACAGCTGCAAGGCCTCACAAAATAAAGAGAGCAGCCTCAATTCTATCCAGCCTCAGTTCAGAAGAACAGG tgtaCGAGGATGGGGAGGAAGATCTCTTCTCTGAGCTAAATGAGTTATCCTGGCtgaggagcagaaaaaaacGAGCA ATGCCTCGTAGCGTCTTTGAGGAGATGAAGTATTTGGAAATCATGATTGTTAGTGACCACAGTATG tataaaagacacaaaaacaagcagcacACGAAAAATTTTGCGAAATCAGTGGTGAATCTTGTTGATGGC ATCTTCAAAGACCAGCTGCACACGCGTGTGGTGCTTGTTGCTTTGGAGATCTGGACAGACAAGGATCAGATCCCCATAGGTGTGAAGCCGCTGGAAATGCTGCGAGATTTCTCCAAATATCGCCAGCAGAGCATCAAGCTGCACGCTGACTCTGTGCAGCTCCTCTC AAATGTGACCTTCCACTACAGGAGAAGCAGCGCCGCATACTTTGGTGGCATGTGCTCTGTGAGCCGTGGAGTGGGGGTCAATGAG TACGGCACCACCTCGTCCATGTTCGTGTCTCTGTCTCAGAGTCTGGCACAAAACCTGGGTGTCCAGTGGGACCCTGCAGCCAAGAGAA AAGAGTGTGGGTGTGTAAACTCGTGGAGCGGCTGCATAATGGAGGACACTGG GGTCCAACATCCACAGAGGTTCTCCAAATGCAGCATCTCTGACTACAGGGAGTTTCTTTTGAAAGGTGGAGGCTCATGTCTATTTAACAGACCAACAAAG CTGTTTGAGGTGGCACATTGTGGAAACGGATATGTAGAAGTTGGAGAGGAGTGTGACTGTGGACTGAGATCA gACTGCCACAAGGGCTGCTGCAAGAAGTGTTCACTTGCTAATGGAGCGCACTGCAGCGATGGGCCTTGCTGCAACGTCACTTGTCTG TTTTACCCACGTGGTTACAGCTGTCGCTATGCTGTGAATGACTGCGACATTTCAGAGACCTGCACTGGAGACTCTGGACAg TGTCCCCCCAACCTGCATAAACAAGATGGTTACATGTGTCAAGTCAACCAG GGTCGCTGCTACACTGGAGAATGCAAGACCAGAGAAAACCAGTGCAAATACATCTGGGGATCAA AGGCTGGAAGTTCAGAGAAGTTCTGCTACGAGAAGCTGAACACAGAGGGGACAGAAAAGGGCAACTGCGGAAAAGACGGAGACCGATGGATCCAGTGTAGCAAGCA TGATGTGTTCTGTGGTTATCTTCTGTGTACCAATGTGGGGCGAACACCGCGCATTGGAATGATGAAAGGAGACATCACTCCCACCTCCTTCAACCACCAAGGCAACGTGATACAGTGCAC TGGTGCCCACGTCCTTTTGGACGATGACACCGATTTAGGCTACGTGGAGGATGGGACTCCCTGTGGGCCGTCAATGATGTGCCTTGACCATAAGTGTCTGCCCATCCAGTCACTCAACATGAGCACCTGCCCCATCGGGCCTAATGGACAGGTGTGCTCTGCCCATGGG GTGTGCAACAATGAAGCCACATGCACATGTGACGCCACATGGGCAGGGACAGACTGCAGCATGCCTGACCCACCCAAAGAGACCGATATCACTACAACCGAAGAAACCAAGG
- the adam23 gene encoding disintegrin and metalloproteinase domain-containing protein 23 isoform X1, with amino-acid sequence MHLIFLATSLVCVLSPWLHPSLASSASQGVEDKVERDAVSALLKQQATAAPATDNTTHHAAEHAITYPSRLIYYLNEDSESTHHDLNTHAKNQATADQTVHLAQASFQLEAFGSRFVLDLTLNNDLLSSDYVEIHYENGKPVLSKGGEHCYYHGQVRGSSNSHVALSTCNGLHGMFDDGVHAYLIEPLHQAHLIDTAARPHKIKRAASILSSLSSEEQVYEDGEEDLFSELNELSWLRSRKKRAVSLSELMMPRSVFEEMKYLEIMIVSDHSMYKRHKNKQHTKNFAKSVVNLVDGIFKDQLHTRVVLVALEIWTDKDQIPIGVKPLEMLRDFSKYRQQSIKLHADSVQLLSNVTFHYRRSSAAYFGGMCSVSRGVGVNEYGTTSSMFVSLSQSLAQNLGVQWDPAAKRKECGCVNSWSGCIMEDTGVQHPQRFSKCSISDYREFLLKGGGSCLFNRPTKLFEVAHCGNGYVEVGEECDCGLRSDCHKGCCKKCSLANGAHCSDGPCCNVTCLFYPRGYSCRYAVNDCDISETCTGDSGQCPPNLHKQDGYMCQVNQGRCYTGECKTRENQCKYIWGSKAGSSEKFCYEKLNTEGTEKGNCGKDGDRWIQCSKHDVFCGYLLCTNVGRTPRIGMMKGDITPTSFNHQGNVIQCTGAHVLLDDDTDLGYVEDGTPCGPSMMCLDHKCLPIQSLNMSTCPIGPNGQVCSAHGVCNNEATCTCDATWAGTDCSMPDPPKETDITTTEETKGPSATNLIIGSIAGAILVAAIVLGGTGWGFKNVKKRRYDPNAQAI; translated from the exons ATGCATTTGATATTTCTCGCCACTTCGCTCGTCTGCGTCCTCTCGCCTTGGCTCCATCCATCCCTGGCTTCATCCG CTTCCCAAGGAGTAGAGGACAAGGTTGAGAGGGACGCAGTGTCAGCACTGCTGAAGCAACAGGCGACTGCAGCACCTGCCACAGACAACACAACACACCATGCAGCAGAGCATGCCATCACCTACCCCTCACGGCTGATCTACTACCTGAATGAAGACTCTGAGAGCACCCACCATGACCTCAACACCCATGCCAAGAACCAGGCCACGGCTGACCAG ACAGTCCACCTCGCCCAGGCCAGTTTCCAGTTAGAGGCATTCGGTTCCAGATTTGTTCTGGATCTAACGTTGAACAA TGACCTGTTGTCTTCTGATTACGTTGAGATCCACTACGAAAATGGAAAACCCGTCCTCTCGAAG GGCGGGGAACACTGCTACTACCACGGCCAGGTGAGGGGGAGCAGCAACTCCCATGTGGCCTTATCTACCTGCAACGGGTTGCA CGGGATGTTTGACGATGGAGTCCATGCATATCTAATTGAGCCCTTACACCAGGCTCACTTAATT GATACAGCTGCAAGGCCTCACAAAATAAAGAGAGCAGCCTCAATTCTATCCAGCCTCAGTTCAGAAGAACAGG tgtaCGAGGATGGGGAGGAAGATCTCTTCTCTGAGCTAAATGAGTTATCCTGGCtgaggagcagaaaaaaacGAGCAGTGAGTCTCTCTGAACTCATG ATGCCTCGTAGCGTCTTTGAGGAGATGAAGTATTTGGAAATCATGATTGTTAGTGACCACAGTATG tataaaagacacaaaaacaagcagcacACGAAAAATTTTGCGAAATCAGTGGTGAATCTTGTTGATGGC ATCTTCAAAGACCAGCTGCACACGCGTGTGGTGCTTGTTGCTTTGGAGATCTGGACAGACAAGGATCAGATCCCCATAGGTGTGAAGCCGCTGGAAATGCTGCGAGATTTCTCCAAATATCGCCAGCAGAGCATCAAGCTGCACGCTGACTCTGTGCAGCTCCTCTC AAATGTGACCTTCCACTACAGGAGAAGCAGCGCCGCATACTTTGGTGGCATGTGCTCTGTGAGCCGTGGAGTGGGGGTCAATGAG TACGGCACCACCTCGTCCATGTTCGTGTCTCTGTCTCAGAGTCTGGCACAAAACCTGGGTGTCCAGTGGGACCCTGCAGCCAAGAGAA AAGAGTGTGGGTGTGTAAACTCGTGGAGCGGCTGCATAATGGAGGACACTGG GGTCCAACATCCACAGAGGTTCTCCAAATGCAGCATCTCTGACTACAGGGAGTTTCTTTTGAAAGGTGGAGGCTCATGTCTATTTAACAGACCAACAAAG CTGTTTGAGGTGGCACATTGTGGAAACGGATATGTAGAAGTTGGAGAGGAGTGTGACTGTGGACTGAGATCA gACTGCCACAAGGGCTGCTGCAAGAAGTGTTCACTTGCTAATGGAGCGCACTGCAGCGATGGGCCTTGCTGCAACGTCACTTGTCTG TTTTACCCACGTGGTTACAGCTGTCGCTATGCTGTGAATGACTGCGACATTTCAGAGACCTGCACTGGAGACTCTGGACAg TGTCCCCCCAACCTGCATAAACAAGATGGTTACATGTGTCAAGTCAACCAG GGTCGCTGCTACACTGGAGAATGCAAGACCAGAGAAAACCAGTGCAAATACATCTGGGGATCAA AGGCTGGAAGTTCAGAGAAGTTCTGCTACGAGAAGCTGAACACAGAGGGGACAGAAAAGGGCAACTGCGGAAAAGACGGAGACCGATGGATCCAGTGTAGCAAGCA TGATGTGTTCTGTGGTTATCTTCTGTGTACCAATGTGGGGCGAACACCGCGCATTGGAATGATGAAAGGAGACATCACTCCCACCTCCTTCAACCACCAAGGCAACGTGATACAGTGCAC TGGTGCCCACGTCCTTTTGGACGATGACACCGATTTAGGCTACGTGGAGGATGGGACTCCCTGTGGGCCGTCAATGATGTGCCTTGACCATAAGTGTCTGCCCATCCAGTCACTCAACATGAGCACCTGCCCCATCGGGCCTAATGGACAGGTGTGCTCTGCCCATGGG GTGTGCAACAATGAAGCCACATGCACATGTGACGCCACATGGGCAGGGACAGACTGCAGCATGCCTGACCCACCCAAAGAGACCGATATCACTACAACCGAAGAAACCAAGG